A stretch of Pseudomonas sp. LS.1a DNA encodes these proteins:
- a CDS encoding TonB-dependent receptor family protein, with the protein MRAIQPHPLRLAIRHAALATAATATALLAPVTVLAADQTLGTVTVQAAKQSEVQQAASALAEVPGGTSVVDSEEVAKGRTATLQDTLGYQPGVFVQSTGGNDAAKISIRGSGANTSPGYFREGIKFLFDGLPLTGPGGTPYEFLNASGVNYTEILRGANAFQYGALTLGGAVNFVNHSGYSAPGLRVRAEAGSYHYQKQSISYGGVEGDLDYYLQADNYRNEGYRDYSLSKSSGIVANAGYRFSPKLETRLLLRYRDETHNDPSATTLNAALHHPRRASATAESSGAGARRPGSIWVGSKTTYTFDDDARLTFGLSYHDYRHTNSPRSPSNPSYWDWHDLGLLLGYDRVDYLFGHESRSNIAVTSTQHLRGGVNSANDDKVSLKQVNYKDSFDRVIALGNDLNLVDNLWLTSGVSFINVRRKINIDHAVNPNTTNFPQHVDYDNWSVAPRIGLRYEFSPNLQVFTNFSRSIDPPASWEYSGSGPTLPYIRPLVEQKANTFEVGIKGSHGIFDGSLALYRSWIHDELLNVQIIPATSSSAAVTGAFNASPTIHQGVEAGLNTRLWENPQGDLVRWRQVYTYNDFYYRHDDTFGDNQLPGVPKHIYQGELQYQDHSGWYTGVNVQSASRTAVDYANTLYAPSYTIWGANLGYEAPKGNWKVSLDLKNLANKAYVTAVTPVYNARGQDTASFWPGDGIGAYVGVEFRY; encoded by the coding sequence ATGCGTGCGATTCAACCCCACCCACTGCGCCTGGCCATCCGCCACGCCGCCCTGGCCACCGCGGCCACGGCCACGGCCCTGCTGGCCCCGGTCACGGTACTGGCCGCTGACCAGACCCTCGGCACGGTAACCGTGCAGGCCGCCAAGCAATCCGAAGTGCAACAGGCCGCCAGCGCCTTGGCCGAGGTGCCCGGCGGCACCAGCGTGGTCGACAGTGAAGAGGTCGCCAAGGGCCGCACTGCCACCCTGCAGGACACCCTTGGCTACCAGCCCGGCGTATTCGTGCAGTCCACCGGCGGCAACGACGCGGCGAAGATCTCGATCCGCGGCTCCGGTGCCAACACCTCGCCCGGCTACTTCCGTGAAGGCATCAAGTTCCTGTTCGACGGCCTGCCGCTGACCGGCCCTGGCGGCACACCCTACGAATTCCTCAACGCCAGCGGCGTGAACTACACCGAGATCCTGCGCGGCGCCAATGCCTTCCAGTATGGCGCGCTGACCCTCGGTGGCGCGGTCAACTTCGTCAACCACAGCGGCTACAGCGCCCCTGGCCTGCGCGTGCGCGCCGAAGCCGGCAGCTACCACTACCAGAAACAGAGCATCAGCTACGGTGGGGTCGAGGGCGACCTGGACTACTACCTGCAAGCCGACAACTACCGCAACGAGGGTTATCGCGACTACAGCCTGTCGAAGAGCTCGGGCATCGTTGCCAATGCCGGCTACCGCTTCAGCCCCAAGCTGGAAACCCGCCTGCTGCTGCGCTACCGCGATGAAACCCACAACGACCCCAGCGCCACCACCCTCAACGCCGCACTGCACCACCCGCGCCGCGCCAGCGCCACCGCCGAGAGCAGCGGTGCCGGTGCGCGCCGCCCGGGCAGCATCTGGGTGGGCAGCAAGACCACTTATACCTTTGACGACGATGCACGGCTGACCTTCGGCCTGTCGTATCACGACTATCGCCATACCAACAGCCCACGCAGCCCGAGCAATCCCAGTTACTGGGACTGGCACGACCTCGGCCTGTTGCTGGGCTATGACCGGGTCGACTACCTGTTCGGCCACGAAAGCCGCAGCAACATCGCCGTCACCTCCACCCAGCACCTGCGTGGCGGGGTGAACTCGGCCAACGACGACAAGGTGTCGCTCAAGCAGGTCAACTACAAGGACTCGTTCGACCGGGTGATCGCCCTGGGCAACGACCTCAACCTGGTCGACAACCTCTGGCTCACCAGCGGCGTGTCGTTCATCAACGTGCGGCGCAAGATCAACATCGACCACGCGGTGAACCCCAACACCACCAACTTCCCGCAGCACGTGGACTACGACAACTGGAGCGTCGCCCCGCGCATCGGCCTGCGCTACGAGTTCAGCCCGAACCTGCAGGTATTCACCAACTTCAGCCGCAGCATCGACCCGCCTGCTTCCTGGGAGTACTCGGGCTCCGGCCCGACCCTGCCTTACATCCGCCCGTTGGTGGAGCAGAAGGCCAACACCTTCGAGGTCGGTATCAAGGGCTCGCACGGCATCTTCGATGGCAGCCTGGCCCTGTACCGCTCGTGGATCCACGACGAGCTGCTGAACGTGCAGATCATCCCCGCCACGTCATCGTCGGCAGCGGTCACCGGCGCCTTCAACGCCTCGCCAACCATCCATCAGGGTGTCGAAGCCGGTCTCAACACCCGCCTTTGGGAAAACCCTCAGGGCGACCTGGTCCGCTGGCGCCAGGTGTACACCTACAACGACTTCTACTACCGGCATGACGACACCTTCGGCGACAACCAGTTGCCGGGCGTGCCCAAGCACATCTACCAGGGTGAACTGCAGTACCAGGACCACAGCGGCTGGTACACCGGCGTCAACGTACAGTCAGCCTCGCGCACGGCAGTGGACTATGCCAATACCCTGTATGCGCCGTCGTACACCATCTGGGGAGCGAACCTGGGGTATGAGGCGCCGAAGGGCAACTGGAAGGTGTCGCTGGACCTGAAGAACCTGGCGAACAAGGCGTACGTGACGGCGGTGACGCCGGTGTACAACGCGCGCGGGCAGGATACTGCGTCGTTCTGGCCGGGGGACGGGATTGGCGCGTACGTGGGGGTCGAGTTCAGGTACTGA
- a CDS encoding PaaI family thioesterase: protein MNDHSLSLQALAAPDGTCYGCGCSHPSGLHLQSHWDADGIHLLCRHVPDSTFTGWPGLVYGGLLAMLVDCHSNWTAMAYHYRNEGREPGSLPRIDCVTGTLNLTYLKPTPMGVELLLKARVEGEVGRKSRVICEVWADDVLTVTADSVFVRVDTEKLKLKAHGQA from the coding sequence ATGAACGACCACTCACTTTCTCTACAGGCACTCGCTGCACCCGACGGCACTTGCTACGGCTGCGGTTGCTCCCACCCCAGCGGCCTGCACCTGCAAAGCCACTGGGACGCCGACGGCATCCACCTGTTGTGCCGGCACGTGCCCGACAGCACCTTCACCGGCTGGCCCGGCCTGGTTTACGGCGGCCTGCTGGCGATGCTGGTCGACTGCCACTCCAACTGGACGGCGATGGCCTACCACTACCGTAACGAAGGCCGCGAGCCGGGTAGCCTGCCGCGTATCGACTGCGTTACCGGCACGCTCAACCTGACCTACCTGAAACCCACGCCGATGGGCGTCGAGCTGTTGCTCAAGGCGCGTGTGGAAGGCGAAGTAGGGCGTAAGAGCCGGGTGATCTGCGAAGTCTGGGCCGACGATGTGCTGACCGTGACCGCCGACTCGGTGTTCGTCCGTGTCGATACCGAAAAGCTCAAGCTCAAGGCTCACGGCCAAGCCTGA
- a CDS encoding GNAT family N-acetyltransferase has protein sequence MPLNLTPADDTHCTFARDLTRRAMLPYYREYDLLWIEQAFDEAWGWREQWLVTEGDTVLGFCSLSQDRQALFIRELHLLPEHRGRGVGSWVLEQLALWARQRHLPLLRLMVFRSNPARVLYQRHGFVEMGEDECFVRMQRTID, from the coding sequence ATGCCCCTGAACCTGACCCCCGCCGACGACACCCACTGCACCTTCGCACGCGACCTCACGCGCCGCGCCATGCTGCCGTACTACCGTGAATATGACCTGTTGTGGATCGAGCAAGCCTTCGACGAAGCCTGGGGCTGGCGCGAGCAGTGGCTGGTGACTGAAGGTGACACCGTGCTCGGCTTCTGCAGCCTCAGCCAGGACCGTCAGGCGCTGTTCATCCGCGAGTTGCACCTGCTACCCGAGCACCGTGGGCGTGGTGTCGGCAGCTGGGTGCTGGAGCAGTTGGCGCTGTGGGCCCGCCAGCGGCATCTGCCGCTGCTACGGCTGATGGTGTTTCGCAGCAACCCGGCGCGTGTGCTGTACCAGCGCCATGGCTTCGTCGAAATGGGTGAGGACGAATGCTTTGTGCGCATGCAGCGTACGATCGACTAA
- a CDS encoding helix-turn-helix domain-containing protein, whose product MNGIGPRLREERERLGMTQRVFGDIGGVEPNAQGKYESGERSPRVDYLAALAARGVDAQYVLSGIRTPLPLEGLNADESGLLRAFRQLSCDDQAALWHLLRRLTNNDKSRQTVRPLSVERQAFLTEGMR is encoded by the coding sequence ATGAATGGAATCGGTCCGCGGCTGCGGGAAGAGCGTGAGCGTCTGGGGATGACCCAGCGCGTGTTTGGAGATATCGGCGGGGTCGAACCCAATGCCCAGGGCAAATACGAGAGTGGTGAACGCTCGCCGCGGGTCGATTACCTGGCGGCATTGGCGGCCAGGGGGGTGGATGCGCAATATGTGCTCAGCGGTATCCGCACCCCGCTACCGCTTGAGGGGCTTAACGCCGATGAGTCCGGTTTGCTGAGGGCATTCCGGCAGTTGTCGTGCGACGATCAGGCGGCACTCTGGCACCTGCTGCGGCGTTTGACCAACAACGACAAATCCCGGCAGACAGTGAGGCCGCTCTCGGTTGAACGTCAGGCGTTTCTTACGGAAGGAATGCGTTAG
- the uvrC gene encoding excinuclease ABC subunit UvrC: MSQVFDASAFLATCSGRPGVYRMFDAEARLLYVGKAKNLKKRLASYFRKTGLAPKTAALVARIAQVETTITANETEALLLEQNLIKEWRPPYNILLRDDKSYPYVFLSDGEFPRLGIHRGAKKAKGRYFGPYPSAGAIRESLSLLQKAFSVRQCEDSYYANRTRPCLQYQIKRCKGPCTGLVTAEEYAEDVRHSVMFLEGRSQQLGNELNAEMEKAAMALNFERAAELRDQIALLRRVQDQQYIEGGSGDVDVIAAFVNPGGACVHLISVRGGRVLGSKNFFPQVGIEEEVAEVMAAFLSQYYLGNAERELPGELIVNVVHEDFEAITEALHTLRGRELTISHRVRGTRARWQQLAVTNAEQALNARLANRQHMAARFEALAEVLKLDEVPQRLECYDISHSSGEATVASCVVFGPEGPLKSDYRRFNIEGVTAGDDYAAMHQALTRRYGRIKDGEGKLPDVLLVDGGKGQLNMARDVMQELGFSDLTLLGVAKGVTRKAGFETLYLNDVHHEFTLKGDSPALHLIQQIRDEAHRFAITGHRARRGKARRVSSLEDVAGVGPKRRRDLLKHFGGLQELNRASIDEIAKAPGISKKLAESIYASLHSE; encoded by the coding sequence ATGTCCCAAGTTTTCGATGCCAGCGCATTCCTGGCGACCTGCAGTGGTCGCCCGGGCGTTTACCGGATGTTCGACGCCGAAGCCCGGTTGCTTTACGTGGGCAAGGCCAAGAACCTCAAGAAGCGCCTGGCCAGCTATTTCCGCAAGACCGGCCTGGCGCCCAAGACCGCCGCGCTGGTGGCGCGCATCGCCCAGGTCGAAACCACCATCACCGCCAACGAAACCGAGGCGCTGCTGCTGGAGCAGAACCTGATCAAGGAATGGCGGCCGCCGTACAACATCCTGCTGCGCGACGACAAATCCTACCCCTACGTGTTCCTTTCCGACGGCGAGTTCCCGCGGCTGGGTATTCACCGTGGGGCGAAGAAGGCCAAGGGCCGCTACTTTGGCCCGTACCCCAGTGCCGGGGCCATTCGTGAAAGCCTCAGCCTGCTGCAAAAGGCCTTTTCGGTGCGCCAGTGCGAAGACAGCTACTACGCCAACCGCACCCGGCCGTGCCTGCAGTACCAGATCAAGCGCTGCAAAGGGCCCTGCACGGGCCTGGTGACCGCCGAGGAATATGCCGAGGACGTGCGCCACTCGGTGATGTTCCTCGAAGGGCGTAGCCAGCAACTGGGCAACGAGCTCAATGCCGAAATGGAGAAGGCCGCCATGGCCCTCAATTTCGAAAGAGCCGCCGAGTTGCGCGACCAGATCGCCTTGCTGCGGCGGGTCCAGGACCAGCAGTACATCGAAGGCGGCAGCGGCGATGTCGATGTCATCGCCGCCTTCGTCAACCCCGGTGGCGCCTGCGTGCACCTGATCAGCGTGCGCGGCGGGCGGGTGCTGGGCAGCAAGAACTTCTTCCCCCAGGTGGGCATCGAGGAGGAGGTGGCCGAAGTGATGGCCGCGTTCCTCTCCCAGTACTACCTGGGCAATGCCGAGCGCGAACTGCCGGGCGAGCTGATCGTCAACGTGGTGCACGAAGACTTCGAAGCCATCACTGAAGCGCTGCACACGCTGCGCGGCCGCGAGCTGACCATCAGCCACCGGGTACGCGGTACCCGCGCCCGCTGGCAGCAACTGGCGGTAACCAACGCCGAGCAGGCGCTCAATGCCCGCCTGGCCAACCGCCAGCACATGGCCGCACGTTTCGAGGCCCTGGCCGAGGTGCTGAAGCTGGACGAGGTGCCGCAGCGCCTGGAGTGTTACGACATCAGCCATTCCAGCGGCGAGGCCACGGTGGCCAGCTGCGTGGTGTTCGGCCCCGAAGGCCCGCTCAAGTCCGACTACCGCCGCTTCAACATCGAAGGCGTCACTGCCGGCGACGACTACGCCGCCATGCACCAGGCCCTGACCCGCCGCTACGGGCGTATCAAGGACGGCGAGGGCAAGCTGCCAGACGTGCTGCTGGTGGACGGCGGCAAAGGCCAGCTGAACATGGCCCGTGACGTGATGCAGGAGCTGGGCTTCAGCGACCTGACCCTGCTTGGCGTGGCCAAGGGCGTGACGCGCAAGGCCGGTTTCGAAACCCTGTACCTGAACGACGTGCACCACGAGTTCACCCTCAAGGGTGACTCACCGGCCCTGCACCTGATCCAGCAGATCCGCGACGAAGCCCACCGTTTCGCTATCACCGGCCACCGCGCCCGCCGTGGCAAGGCCCGCCGGGTGTCCAGCCTGGAGGATGTGGCCGGGGTAGGGCCCAAGCGCCGGCGCGACCTGCTGAAACATTTCGGCGGCCTGCAGGAGCTCAATCGCGCCAGTATCGATGAAATCGCCAAAGCACCCGGCATCAGTAAAAAGCTTGCCGAGTCGATTTATGCCAGCCTGCATAGCGAGTAG
- a CDS encoding adenosine-specific kinase has protein sequence MQLIAQKIDKPETTNFIFGQTHFIKSVEDIHEALVNAVPGIQFGLAFCEASGEHLVRWSGTDTAMIELAQKNAQNIAAGHSFIIFLGDGFYPLNVLNTVKLVPEVCCIFCATANPVEVILAETEQGRAVLGVVDGVRATDIEDDEGIVWRKGLLRQIGYKL, from the coding sequence ATGCAACTCATCGCTCAGAAAATCGACAAGCCAGAAACGACGAACTTCATTTTTGGCCAGACGCACTTCATCAAGTCCGTCGAGGACATCCATGAAGCGCTGGTAAATGCGGTGCCAGGTATTCAGTTTGGCCTGGCCTTCTGTGAAGCGTCCGGCGAACACCTGGTGCGCTGGTCTGGCACCGATACCGCGATGATCGAGCTTGCCCAGAAAAATGCACAAAACATTGCGGCTGGCCATAGTTTCATCATTTTTCTTGGTGATGGATTCTATCCACTGAATGTGCTGAACACCGTCAAGCTGGTTCCAGAGGTGTGCTGCATTTTTTGTGCGACAGCCAATCCGGTTGAAGTGATTCTCGCCGAGACGGAGCAGGGGCGAGCAGTTCTGGGGGTGGTGGACGGGGTTCGTGCCACTGACATTGAAGATGATGAAGGCATTGTGTGGCGCAAGGGCTTGTTACGACAGATCGGCTACAAATTGTGA
- the gacA gene encoding response regulator transcription factor GacA, which translates to MIRVLVVDDHDLVRTGITRMLADIDGLQVVGEGDSGESALKLARELKPDVVLMDVKMPGIGGLEATRKLLRSHPDIKVVAVTVCEEDPFPTRLLQAGAAGYLTKGAGLDEMVQAIRLAFAGQRYISPQIAQQLALKPFQPQGSPFDALSEREIQIALMIVGCQKVQIISDKLCLSPKTVNTYRYRIFEKLSVTSDVELTLLAVRHGMVDASL; encoded by the coding sequence TTGATTAGGGTCTTAGTGGTCGATGATCACGATCTGGTACGAACCGGTATTACCCGCATGCTGGCCGACATCGATGGCCTGCAGGTGGTGGGTGAGGGGGATTCGGGCGAATCGGCACTCAAGCTGGCCCGTGAGCTGAAGCCGGATGTGGTGCTGATGGATGTGAAAATGCCCGGCATCGGTGGCCTGGAGGCCACCCGCAAGCTGCTGCGCAGCCACCCGGACATCAAGGTGGTTGCCGTGACCGTGTGCGAGGAAGACCCATTCCCCACGCGCCTGCTGCAAGCCGGTGCTGCTGGCTACCTGACCAAGGGCGCCGGCCTTGACGAAATGGTCCAGGCCATCCGCCTGGCCTTTGCCGGCCAGCGCTACATCAGCCCGCAGATCGCCCAGCAGCTGGCGCTGAAACCGTTCCAGCCACAGGGCTCGCCGTTCGATGCCTTGTCGGAGCGGGAAATCCAGATTGCCCTGATGATCGTCGGCTGCCAGAAAGTGCAGATCATCTCCGACAAGTTGTGCCTCTCGCCCAAGACCGTCAATACTTACCGTTATCGGATCTTTGAAAAACTCTCGGTCACCAGCGATGTCGAACTGACCTTGCTGGCCGTTCGCCACGGTATGGTCGACGCAAGCCTGTAA
- a CDS encoding DUF488 domain-containing protein — translation MIRCKRVYDAVEQDDGQRVLVDRLWPRNKRKEDLRGQWLREVAPSDELRKAFHQGEVDFAGFTQRYQQELAAHPEHWYPLLDLAGKGTLTLLYAGKDTEHNNARVLAQWLEDELDRRGPGSSPVCYAQ, via the coding sequence ATGATTCGCTGCAAGCGTGTCTACGATGCGGTTGAGCAGGACGACGGCCAGCGCGTGCTGGTCGATCGGCTGTGGCCGCGCAACAAGCGCAAGGAAGACCTGCGCGGACAGTGGTTGCGCGAAGTTGCACCCTCGGATGAATTGCGCAAGGCGTTTCACCAGGGTGAAGTGGATTTCGCCGGTTTCACCCAGCGCTACCAGCAAGAGCTGGCGGCCCACCCCGAGCACTGGTACCCGCTGTTGGACTTGGCGGGGAAGGGCACTTTGACATTGCTTTATGCGGGCAAGGACACTGAACACAACAATGCCCGGGTGCTGGCGCAATGGCTGGAGGACGAACTGGACCGGCGTGGGCCTGGCAGTTCGCCCGTGTGCTACGCCCAATGA
- the pgsA gene encoding CDP-diacylglycerol--glycerol-3-phosphate 3-phosphatidyltransferase, with protein MNIPNLLTVLRVLLIPIFILLFYMPYHWSYMAASSVFAVAAATDWLDGYLARRLQQSTPFGAFLDPVADKLMVAVALVLLVQTHANFWLTLPAAVIIGREIVVSALREWMAELGARAHVAVSNLGKWKTAAQMLALVILLANPPAVTFWVILGYALLLVAAGLTLWSMVHYLLAAWPHLREGSEQK; from the coding sequence ATGAATATTCCAAACCTGCTCACCGTTCTACGCGTCCTGCTCATCCCGATCTTCATCCTGCTGTTCTATATGCCCTACCACTGGAGCTACATGGCCGCCAGCAGTGTGTTCGCCGTTGCCGCCGCCACCGACTGGCTGGACGGCTACCTGGCGCGTCGCCTGCAGCAGAGCACGCCGTTCGGTGCCTTCCTCGACCCGGTGGCCGACAAGCTGATGGTGGCGGTGGCCCTGGTGCTGCTGGTGCAGACCCACGCCAACTTCTGGCTGACCTTGCCGGCCGCGGTAATCATCGGCCGCGAGATCGTGGTTTCGGCGCTGCGCGAGTGGATGGCCGAGCTGGGCGCCCGGGCGCATGTGGCGGTGTCCAACCTTGGCAAGTGGAAAACCGCGGCCCAGATGCTGGCGCTGGTGATCCTGCTGGCCAACCCGCCGGCGGTGACCTTCTGGGTAATCCTCGGCTACGCGCTGCTGCTGGTGGCGGCGGGGCTGACCCTGTGGTCGATGGTGCACTACCTGCTGGCCGCCTGGCCGCACCTGCGCGAAGGCTCGGAGCAGAAATAA
- a CDS encoding inorganic phosphate transporter — MATPSLASQPQLAQRDSRPQLAHKPGRATLVLFFGLLLAGIAYSAWSLKQDVTASGTAITTVTPFLLLGLALLIALGFEFVNGFHDTANAVATVIYTHSLPAPVAVVWSGLCNFLGVLLSSGAVAFGIIALLPVELILQVGSSAGFAMVFALLLAAIIWNLGTWWLGLPASSSHTLIGSIIGVGVANALMHGRDGTSGVDWAQASKVGYALLFSPLIGFACAALLLLALRALVKRKALYQAPEGQTPPPWWIRGVLILTCTGVSFAHGSNDGQKGMGLIMLILVGTLPMAYALNKTMPNEQALQFSAVAEVTRQALVRNDPQAAPADPRQVLTTFIAEPKANPQLVPALAALTGMIGEEVKGYGSLKRVPAEAMANVRNDMYLTSEAIRLIEKNQLVVFDADTRSHVLLLKTQLDDATRYIPLWVKVAVAIALGLGTMVGWRRIVVTVGEKIGKTHLSYAQGASAEVVAMCTIGAADMFGLPVSTTHVLSSGVAGTMVANGSGIQKRTLVNLLMAWVLTLPAAMLLAGSLYWLLHHIF; from the coding sequence ATGGCAACCCCGTCACTGGCCAGCCAGCCGCAACTGGCCCAACGCGACTCCCGCCCGCAGCTTGCCCACAAGCCGGGGCGTGCCACCCTGGTGTTGTTCTTCGGCCTGCTGCTGGCCGGCATTGCCTACTCCGCCTGGAGCCTGAAGCAGGATGTGACGGCCAGCGGCACGGCAATCACCACGGTCACGCCATTCCTGCTGCTGGGCCTGGCGTTGCTGATTGCCCTGGGCTTCGAGTTCGTCAATGGCTTCCATGACACTGCCAATGCAGTGGCCACCGTGATCTACACCCACTCCTTGCCGGCACCGGTCGCCGTGGTGTGGTCCGGGCTGTGCAACTTCCTCGGCGTGCTGCTTTCCAGCGGCGCGGTAGCGTTCGGCATCATCGCTTTGCTGCCGGTGGAGCTGATTCTGCAGGTCGGCTCCTCGGCCGGCTTCGCCATGGTCTTCGCCCTGCTACTGGCGGCGATCATCTGGAACCTCGGCACCTGGTGGCTGGGCCTGCCGGCATCCTCCTCGCACACCCTGATCGGTTCGATCATCGGTGTGGGCGTGGCCAACGCGCTGATGCACGGACGCGACGGTACCAGTGGCGTGGACTGGGCCCAGGCCAGCAAGGTCGGTTATGCCCTGCTGTTCTCGCCACTGATCGGCTTTGCCTGCGCTGCCCTGTTGCTGCTGGCCCTGCGCGCGCTGGTCAAGCGCAAGGCGCTGTACCAGGCGCCGGAAGGCCAGACACCACCACCGTGGTGGATCCGCGGCGTGCTGATCCTGACCTGCACCGGTGTGTCCTTTGCCCACGGTTCCAACGACGGCCAGAAAGGCATGGGCCTGATCATGCTGATTCTGGTCGGCACCCTGCCGATGGCTTACGCACTGAACAAGACCATGCCCAATGAGCAGGCCCTGCAGTTTTCCGCCGTCGCCGAGGTAACCCGCCAGGCACTGGTGCGCAACGACCCGCAAGCGGCGCCGGCCGACCCGCGCCAGGTGCTGACCACGTTCATTGCCGAACCCAAGGCCAACCCGCAACTGGTACCGGCGCTGGCGGCGCTGACCGGCATGATCGGCGAAGAGGTCAAAGGTTATGGCTCGCTCAAGCGCGTACCGGCCGAGGCCATGGCCAACGTGCGCAACGACATGTACCTGACCAGCGAAGCCATCCGCCTGATCGAGAAGAACCAGCTGGTGGTTTTCGATGCCGACACACGCAGCCATGTGCTGCTGCTGAAGACCCAGCTGGACGACGCCACCCGCTACATCCCGCTGTGGGTGAAAGTGGCCGTGGCCATCGCACTGGGGCTGGGGACCATGGTCGGCTGGCGGCGCATCGTGGTGACGGTAGGCGAGAAGATCGGCAAGACCCATCTCAGCTATGCCCAGGGTGCGTCGGCCGAGGTGGTGGCAATGTGCACCATTGGTGCGGCGGACATGTTCGGGTTGCCGGTGTCGACCACCCATGTGCTGAGTTCCGGGGTGGCCGGGACCATGGTGGCCAACGGGTCGGGGATTCAGAAGCGCACGCTGGTCAACCTGCTGATGGCCTGGGTGCTGACCTTGCCGGCAGCGATGCTGTTGGCCGGCAGCCTGTACTGGCTACTGCACCACATTTTCTGA
- a CDS encoding glutathione S-transferase N-terminal domain-containing protein, translated as MTDLSAFPITRKWPARHPERLQLYSLPTPNGVKVSIMLEEIGLAYEPHKVSFDNDDQLSPEFISLSANNKIPAILDPNGPGGQPLPLFESGAILQYLAEKSGQLLSQDPAQRYQTLQWLMFQMGGIGPMFGQVGFFHFFAGKEYEDKRPRDRYVNESKRLLGVLDRHLKGREWMVDEYSIADIAIFPWVRNLVERYNARDLVGFDQFREVQRVLAAFLERPAVQRGLKIPA; from the coding sequence ATGACCGATCTCAGTGCTTTCCCTATTACCCGCAAGTGGCCCGCCAGGCACCCCGAGCGCCTGCAGCTGTATTCACTGCCGACGCCCAATGGCGTCAAGGTGTCGATCATGCTCGAAGAGATCGGCCTGGCCTATGAGCCGCACAAGGTCAGCTTCGACAACGATGATCAGCTGAGCCCCGAATTCATCTCGCTCAGCGCCAACAACAAGATCCCCGCCATCCTCGACCCCAATGGTCCGGGCGGCCAGCCGCTGCCGCTGTTCGAGTCCGGGGCCATCCTGCAGTACCTGGCGGAGAAGAGCGGCCAGTTGCTGAGCCAGGATCCGGCCCAGCGTTACCAGACCCTGCAGTGGCTGATGTTCCAGATGGGCGGCATCGGGCCGATGTTCGGTCAGGTGGGCTTCTTCCATTTCTTTGCTGGCAAGGAATACGAGGACAAACGCCCGCGGGACCGTTATGTCAACGAGTCCAAGCGCCTGCTCGGTGTGCTGGACCGGCATCTGAAAGGCCGGGAATGGATGGTCGACGAGTACAGCATTGCCGATATCGCGATCTTCCCGTGGGTGCGTAACCTGGTGGAGCGTTACAACGCCCGTGACCTGGTCGGCTTCGATCAGTTCAGGGAAGTGCAGCGGGTGCTGGCGGCGTTCCTTGAGCGGCCGGCGGTGCAGCGTGGTCTGAAAATCCCGGCTTGA